The Chryseobacterium sp. JV274 sequence ACCGGCTGCTTAAGGATTTCTACGTTTCTTTCTCCTTTAGAGATAACTGCCAAAGTAGAAGCATCAAGGTCAGAACCGAATTTAGCAAACGCCTCTAGTTCTTTATATTGAGCCTGATCTAACTTAAGAGTACCAGAAACTTTTTTCATTGATTTGATCTGAGCATTACCTCCTACTCTCGATACAGAGATACCTACGTTGATCGCAGGACGAACCCCTGAGTTGAATAGATCAGACTCCAAGAAGATCTGTCCGTCTGTAATAGAGATTACGTTGGTAGGGATATATGCAGAAACGTCACCAGCCTGAGTTTCAATAATTGGAAGTGCCGTTAAAGAACCACCACCTTTTACAATTGGTCTAAGAGATTCTGGCAAATCGTTCATTTGCTTAGCAATATTATCATCAGCAATTACTTTTGCCGCTCTTTCCAATAGTCTTGAGTGAAGATAGAAAACGTCTCCAGGATAAGCTTCACGGCCCGGTGGTCTTCTCAATAGTAGAGAAAGCTCACGGTAAGCAACAGCTTGTTTAGATAAATCATCATAAACGATAAGTGCTGGTCTACCAGTGTCTCTGAAGAACTCACCAATAGAAGCACCTGCCATTGCAGAATATACCTGCATTGGAACTGGATCTGATGCGTTAGCCGCAACAATTACAGTATAAGCCAAAGCTCCTTTATCAGAAAGAGTTTTAACGATTTGTGCAACAGTAGAAGCTTTCTGACCGATTGCAACATATATACAATATACAGGGTTACCTGCATCAAAAAATTCTCTTTGGTTGATGATTGTATCAATTGCAACAGTAGTTTTACCTGTCTGTCTGTCACCAATGATAAGCTCTCTCTGACCTCTTCCTACAGGAATCATCGCGTCAATTGCAACGATACCTGACTGTAAAGGCTCAGTTACCGGCTGTCTGAAGATAACTCCAGGAGCTTTTCTTTCCAATGGCATTTCGTATAAATCCCCAGTAATAGGACCTTTACCATCGATAGGGTTACCAAGAGTATCTACTACTCTTCCTAACATACCTTCTCCTACTTTAATAGAAGAGATTCTGTTTGTTCTTCTTACTGTATCACCTTCTTTTACTAATTTACTTTCACCAAGTAAAGCAACACCTACGTTGTCTTCTTCAAGGTTAAGTACAATACCTTCTACATCACTAGAAAATTTCACCAACTCTCCGTATTGTACGTTTTCTAACCCGTATACACGAGCAATACCATCACCGATGGTTAAAACTGTACCTACTTCCTCAACGTTTGATTGAGTGTCGAAGTTGGCCAATTGCTGTTTTAAGATCGCAGATACTTCTGCCGGATTTATTTCTGCCATTGTATGGTTGTTTTTCTTAATTTAATTGGAAATCTTTTTTAACTTGGTTCAATTTTGTCTTCACAGACGCGTCTACCTGCTGATCACCTACTCTTAGAACATATCCTCCAAGAATTTCAGGCTTTACATTCACTTTCAGATCAAAGTTTGAATCAGCGTTTACAAGAGTTGTAGATCTTAAAATCTGATCTAGGTTCTCTTTTGAAAGCGGAGTTGCTGTAGTAAGTGTTACTCTCTGTACACCGCTAAGGTCTTCTACTTTGTTGATGAATTCCTGAGCGATATTTTTCAATTGGGTTTCACGTCCGTGTTTAATCACCAATCTGATCAGATTTTGAGAAGAGACAGATAAACCTTTGAAAATTTCATTTGCTACTTCTATTTTCTTTTTAGAATCGATATAAGGAGTCATGAAGAATTTGTTTAAGTCCGCAGACTCTTTCATGATCTTTACTACATCTTTCATTTCAGAAAATACAGTAGCCGTTTGACCTGATTCATTTGTAAAATCAAGTAAACCTTGTGCGTATCTTTTAGCTACTTTAGATGTAAGCATTCTTAGTTAAGGTTTGATTTGTTTAAATAATTTTGAACTAATTCGTTTTGAGCTTCGCTGTTGTCTAATTTTTGTTTCAAGATAGACTCAGCAATGTTTACAGATAAAGTACCAATTTGAGTTTTGATGTCTGCCATAGCAGCATTTTTCTCAGCATTGATAGTTTGTTTAGCAGCTTCGATCATTCTGTCTCCTTCAGTTTTAGCAACATCTTTAGCTTCCCCTACGA is a genomic window containing:
- the atpH gene encoding ATP synthase F1 subunit delta encodes the protein MLTSKVAKRYAQGLLDFTNESGQTATVFSEMKDVVKIMKESADLNKFFMTPYIDSKKKIEVANEIFKGLSVSSQNLIRLVIKHGRETQLKNIAQEFINKVEDLSGVQRVTLTTATPLSKENLDQILRSTTLVNADSNFDLKVNVKPEILGGYVLRVGDQQVDASVKTKLNQVKKDFQLN
- the atpA gene encoding F0F1 ATP synthase subunit alpha, which translates into the protein MAEINPAEVSAILKQQLANFDTQSNVEEVGTVLTIGDGIARVYGLENVQYGELVKFSSDVEGIVLNLEEDNVGVALLGESKLVKEGDTVRRTNRISSIKVGEGMLGRVVDTLGNPIDGKGPITGDLYEMPLERKAPGVIFRQPVTEPLQSGIVAIDAMIPVGRGQRELIIGDRQTGKTTVAIDTIINQREFFDAGNPVYCIYVAIGQKASTVAQIVKTLSDKGALAYTVIVAANASDPVPMQVYSAMAGASIGEFFRDTGRPALIVYDDLSKQAVAYRELSLLLRRPPGREAYPGDVFYLHSRLLERAAKVIADDNIAKQMNDLPESLRPIVKGGGSLTALPIIETQAGDVSAYIPTNVISITDGQIFLESDLFNSGVRPAINVGISVSRVGGNAQIKSMKKVSGTLKLDQAQYKELEAFAKFGSDLDASTLAVISKGERNVEILKQPVNAPLPVDSQVAIVYAGTENLMRNVPIRKIKEFQHEYIEFLRSKHPDTMAAIKAGKIDNDITSVLKQAANDLASKYN